A section of the Metabacillus endolithicus genome encodes:
- a CDS encoding sugar ABC transporter permease: MKYINELKGLVKHNIRDYGMYIALIVIMITFQILTNGLFMSSRNISNLLDSAGYIAVLAVGVMLVIVIRHIDLSIGFLAGFLGAIAAILLMQFNMPVFIVIPIILILGICAGSATGFLVAKVGIPAFVATLAGWLIYRGAILLATEKSGTIIVDNDAFNAIGNGYIPSIAEVGGFHLLSLLLGLVGILFYIYSAIKNRRNKIKYEFDVVSKPIFILQLLFVSGIMAYITWLLSGYNGFSWTVIIILVVVLVYHFITTKTVIGRHIYSVGSNPEAAHLTGISVSKITFLVFGSMGMLSALSGILFTARLQSATTTAGTLFELDAIAAAFVGGVSAAGGVGKVTGAVIGAIVMATLTNGMNLLGVGIAPQYMIRGGVLALAVIFDVMTRKQRA, encoded by the coding sequence ATGAAATATATTAATGAGCTAAAGGGATTAGTAAAGCATAATATTCGTGATTATGGGATGTACATCGCACTAATTGTTATTATGATCACGTTTCAAATACTTACAAATGGACTTTTCATGTCCTCTCGAAATATTAGTAACTTACTAGATTCAGCAGGATATATTGCGGTTCTAGCTGTGGGTGTTATGCTTGTTATCGTTATTCGACATATTGATTTATCGATCGGGTTTTTAGCCGGATTTCTCGGGGCAATAGCAGCCATTCTTTTAATGCAATTTAACATGCCAGTTTTTATCGTCATTCCAATTATCCTAATTCTTGGAATATGTGCTGGTTCGGCTACAGGTTTTCTAGTAGCTAAAGTTGGAATTCCGGCATTCGTTGCAACCTTAGCTGGTTGGTTGATCTATCGTGGTGCTATTTTATTAGCAACAGAAAAATCAGGAACAATCATTGTTGATAATGATGCGTTTAATGCAATTGGTAATGGATATATTCCTTCCATTGCTGAAGTAGGAGGTTTTCATTTACTATCACTGCTTCTTGGTTTAGTTGGAATTTTATTCTATATCTATAGTGCAATAAAAAATCGTCGAAACAAAATCAAATATGAATTTGATGTTGTATCAAAGCCTATTTTTATCCTGCAATTACTGTTTGTTTCAGGAATTATGGCTTATATTACTTGGTTGCTATCTGGATACAATGGTTTTTCATGGACAGTTATTATTATTCTTGTTGTTGTACTTGTGTATCATTTCATTACAACAAAAACAGTAATCGGACGTCATATTTATTCAGTAGGTAGTAACCCAGAAGCGGCACACCTTACAGGTATCAGCGTAAGCAAAATTACGTTCTTAGTATTCGGTTCAATGGGTATGCTTTCAGCTTTATCTGGTATTTTATTCACAGCACGTTTACAATCAGCTACAACAACAGCTGGTACATTATTTGAGCTTGATGCGATTGCTGCAGCATTCGTTGGTGGAGTTTCCGCTGCTGGTGGTGTTGGTAAAGTTACAGGAGCAGTAATAGGTGCAATTGTTATGGCTACACTAACAAATGGTATGAACTTATTAGGTGTTGGGATCGCTCCTCAATATATGATTCGTGGTGGAGTTCTTGCACTTGCGGTAATCTTTGACGTAATGACACGTAAACAAAGAGCTTAA
- a CDS encoding sugar ABC transporter substrate-binding protein: protein MLVLFLILLGCEEQQNQNNDSKAPSKTGSYTLNDEQLVENPIKIGFAMDTLTEERWVKDRDLFKESVEALGAEVEVMASHGDDALQIWQAETMISQGIDLLVIVPHNAESTAAIVEKAHSAGIKVVSYDRLVKNAEVEMYVSYDNEQVGVLQAQAITELVPKGKYVYIGGAETDNNAHMAKKGVFEVLQPLIDKGDITVVFDQWTKDWVPTYAKENMRIALDANHNDIDAVIAANDATAGAVIEVLEERGLAGKIPVAGQDADLAAVQRIVEGKQTMTIYKPIKELTKIAGELAFKLAKGEGIEDLGEVVKVNNGKMEVPSILLSPTVVTQTNIEETIIADGFHLKEMFI from the coding sequence ATGCTCGTATTATTCTTAATTCTTCTTGGGTGTGAAGAACAGCAGAATCAAAACAACGATTCAAAAGCACCATCAAAGACGGGCAGCTATACCTTAAATGATGAACAGTTAGTGGAAAATCCAATTAAAATTGGATTTGCTATGGATACATTAACGGAGGAACGGTGGGTGAAGGACAGAGATCTTTTTAAAGAATCGGTGGAAGCATTAGGGGCAGAGGTGGAGGTTATGGCTTCACATGGAGATGATGCCTTGCAAATTTGGCAAGCGGAAACCATGATAAGCCAGGGTATTGATTTATTGGTCATTGTTCCACATAACGCTGAATCAACCGCAGCTATTGTAGAAAAAGCACACTCTGCTGGAATTAAGGTAGTATCGTATGATCGCCTTGTGAAGAATGCTGAAGTTGAGATGTATGTTTCCTATGATAATGAGCAGGTTGGTGTCCTTCAGGCGCAGGCGATAACAGAACTTGTTCCTAAAGGAAAGTATGTCTATATAGGTGGAGCAGAAACCGATAATAATGCGCATATGGCTAAAAAAGGGGTATTTGAAGTACTTCAGCCACTTATTGATAAAGGAGATATTACGGTTGTATTTGATCAGTGGACAAAAGACTGGGTACCAACATATGCAAAGGAAAATATGAGAATTGCCCTAGATGCTAATCATAACGATATTGATGCAGTAATTGCAGCCAATGATGCAACGGCTGGTGCTGTAATTGAAGTGCTTGAAGAGCGTGGACTTGCTGGGAAAATACCAGTTGCTGGTCAAGATGCTGATCTAGCTGCTGTTCAGCGTATCGTTGAAGGGAAACAGACGATGACAATCTATAAGCCAATTAAAGAGCTAACAAAGATTGCTGGAGAGCTTGCCTTCAAGCTAGCGAAGGGAGAGGGGATTGAGGATCTCGGTGAAGTCGTGAAAGTAAACAACGGGAAAATGGAAGTACCATCAATCCTTCTTTCGCCTACCGTTGTTACTCAAACAAATATAGAGGAAACGATTATTGCCGATGGTTTCCACTTGAAGGAGATGTTTATTTAA
- a CDS encoding methyl-accepting chemotaxis protein → MKKKLFYRFKLNSIRAKILVGFSLVILLTIAFGAYNFMASKSINSDAKNIINHQIPLLIANETLGQNMAERIGLARGYVLTGKQEYIDQFNVYSEKSRTVEETALKINDSEDFEQLVAKSLEWEQRVNDEVFAVYKSGNVELAKENLEGAVRVTANEIMNGYKYLINNREKMIEGAGDNLLFNNESNITMGLVVSVVVAVIGIFIAIYMSSVISKPIQTVTHRMGLLAEGDLSQQPIETKSRDEIGRLFSATNQMSDNIKGLLKEIHIVSESVSSQSEELTQSAFEVKEGSSQIAATMQVLSLDSEAQAHTTSDLASAMKIFSGKINEAGHSGKEVYQSSQHVIDLTETGSKLMFTSIQQMGTIHSIVEEAVEKVKTLEKQSEEISILVGVIKDIADQTNLLALNAAIEAARAGEHGKGFSVVANEVRRLAEQVSFSVADITRIVGNIQSESTQMTDSLQAGYTEVEKGTNQIKTTGETFEKINQALLEMTKGVQFISGNLSTIEDNSDEINKSIEEIAAVAEGAAAGIEQTAASVQQTSSSMEQVAASSDRLAKSAETLYKQVAQFKI, encoded by the coding sequence ATGAAGAAAAAGCTTTTCTACAGATTTAAGTTGAATTCGATAAGAGCAAAGATACTAGTTGGATTCTCACTTGTCATTTTGTTAACAATCGCTTTTGGTGCCTATAATTTTATGGCTTCTAAATCAATTAATTCTGATGCGAAGAATATAATTAACCACCAAATTCCATTGTTAATAGCTAATGAAACATTAGGTCAAAACATGGCAGAACGAATTGGGCTAGCAAGAGGATATGTGTTAACAGGAAAACAAGAATATATTGATCAATTTAATGTGTATTCGGAAAAAAGTAGAACGGTTGAGGAAACAGCACTGAAAATTAATGACTCGGAGGATTTTGAGCAATTAGTAGCAAAAAGCTTAGAATGGGAACAACGTGTTAATGACGAAGTGTTTGCAGTGTACAAAAGTGGAAATGTAGAGTTAGCAAAGGAGAATTTAGAGGGAGCTGTTCGGGTAACTGCAAACGAAATCATGAACGGTTATAAATATCTAATTAATAATAGAGAAAAAATGATTGAAGGAGCTGGTGATAACCTACTTTTTAATAATGAATCAAACATTACGATGGGGTTGGTCGTTTCTGTTGTTGTTGCAGTTATAGGTATTTTTATAGCTATTTATATGTCCTCCGTCATTTCAAAACCTATTCAAACTGTTACACATCGAATGGGCTTACTTGCTGAAGGAGATCTAAGCCAACAGCCTATCGAGACGAAATCTCGCGATGAAATTGGGAGATTATTCTCAGCAACTAACCAAATGAGTGACAATATCAAAGGACTCTTGAAAGAAATTCATATAGTCTCAGAATCTGTATCATCTCAAAGTGAAGAACTAACACAATCTGCATTTGAAGTAAAAGAAGGAAGCAGTCAGATTGCGGCAACAATGCAGGTGCTGTCTTTAGATTCAGAAGCACAGGCCCATACAACGAGCGATTTAGCGTCTGCAATGAAAATTTTTTCCGGAAAGATAAACGAAGCAGGTCATAGTGGGAAAGAGGTATATCAATCTTCCCAGCATGTGATTGATTTGACAGAAACGGGAAGTAAATTAATGTTTACTTCTATTCAGCAAATGGGTACGATTCATTCAATTGTGGAAGAAGCGGTAGAAAAAGTGAAAACATTAGAAAAGCAGTCAGAAGAAATTTCCATACTCGTTGGAGTAATTAAGGATATCGCTGATCAAACGAACCTACTTGCTTTGAATGCTGCAATTGAAGCAGCGAGAGCAGGAGAACATGGCAAGGGCTTTTCAGTGGTTGCTAATGAAGTGAGACGACTTGCAGAACAGGTGTCCTTCTCTGTGGCGGATATTACTCGCATTGTAGGGAATATTCAATCTGAGTCTACTCAAATGACAGACTCTTTACAGGCTGGTTATACGGAAGTTGAAAAGGGGACAAATCAAATTAAAACAACGGGCGAGACATTCGAAAAAATTAATCAAGCTTTATTGGAAATGACGAAAGGTGTGCAATTCATTTCAGGAAATCTTAGCACGATAGAGGACAATAGTGATGAGATTAATAAATCTATTGAAGAAATTGCTGCAGTTGCGGAAGGAGCAGCAGCAGGAATTGAGCAAACGGCTGCATCGGTGCAACAAACAAGCAGCTCAATGGAGCAGGTTGCAGCAAGTTCTGATCGATTAGCCAAATCAGCTGAAACCTTATACAAACAAGTAGCACAATTTAAAATTTAA
- a CDS encoding ATP-binding cassette domain-containing protein, translating to MSDYILEMNQISKEFTGVKALSNVNFKVERGEIHFLVGENGAGKSTLMKVLSGVYPYGNYSGDIVFNGEVQRFNKISDSVDVGIVIIYQELALFPDLSVYENIFAGNEIQKGGVVNWNKAIVEAKKMLDKVGLRVNPEILIKDLGVGKQQLVEIAKALSKKVKLLILDEPTAALNEDDSENLLQLLLELKKQGITSIMISHKLKEVTAIADKATVLRDGETICTLERSKGEITEDAIIKNMVGREIEDIYPKRPKKAFGENVLELSNWTAYDPKLGRNVANNVNLHVKQGEIVGIAGLMGSGRTELALSIFGNAAGYKIQGDLFIEGQPGKFKHPSEAIKAGIAYVTEDRKGDGLFLQQDIKSNISIGNLKEISSNGVVNENEENVIAQQYRESLGVKTPSLQQLVGNLSGGNQQKVSLGKWLFVGPKLLILDEPTRGIDVGAKFEIYTVMNELINRGMSIIMISSELGEVLGMSDRVYVMAEGEIKGELSSDAASQEKIMELATQ from the coding sequence ATGAGCGATTATATTTTAGAGATGAACCAGATATCAAAAGAATTTACAGGTGTGAAGGCGCTCTCTAATGTCAATTTTAAAGTGGAAAGAGGAGAAATCCACTTTTTAGTAGGTGAAAATGGAGCCGGTAAGTCAACTCTTATGAAGGTGCTTAGCGGTGTATATCCATACGGAAACTACTCAGGAGATATCGTTTTTAACGGTGAAGTTCAAAGGTTTAACAAAATAAGTGATAGCGTAGATGTGGGAATTGTTATTATCTATCAAGAATTGGCTTTATTCCCTGATCTTTCTGTTTACGAAAATATCTTTGCAGGTAATGAGATTCAAAAAGGTGGCGTTGTGAATTGGAACAAAGCCATTGTTGAAGCGAAGAAGATGTTAGACAAAGTTGGTTTAAGAGTAAATCCGGAAATCTTAATTAAAGATTTAGGTGTAGGGAAACAGCAATTAGTAGAAATTGCAAAAGCGTTAAGTAAGAAAGTTAAATTATTAATCTTAGATGAACCAACAGCAGCACTAAATGAAGATGATAGTGAAAATTTATTGCAATTATTATTAGAGCTAAAAAAGCAAGGGATCACATCAATCATGATCTCTCACAAATTAAAAGAGGTAACTGCGATTGCCGATAAGGCAACAGTGTTACGTGATGGTGAAACGATTTGTACGTTAGAAAGATCAAAAGGTGAAATTACCGAGGATGCCATAATCAAAAACATGGTGGGCCGTGAAATAGAAGATATTTATCCGAAACGTCCAAAGAAAGCCTTCGGTGAAAATGTTCTTGAACTATCGAACTGGACAGCGTATGATCCAAAGCTTGGACGAAATGTTGCTAATAACGTGAATTTACACGTAAAACAGGGAGAAATTGTTGGAATAGCAGGATTAATGGGATCAGGACGAACAGAGCTTGCATTAAGTATTTTTGGAAACGCTGCAGGCTATAAAATTCAAGGTGATTTATTTATTGAAGGACAGCCTGGGAAATTTAAACACCCAAGTGAAGCCATTAAAGCAGGAATTGCTTATGTAACAGAAGATCGTAAAGGTGACGGATTGTTTTTACAACAAGATATAAAAAGCAACATCTCAATCGGAAACTTGAAAGAGATCTCCTCAAATGGAGTTGTTAATGAAAATGAAGAAAATGTCATTGCACAACAATATAGAGAATCTCTAGGGGTTAAAACACCTTCTTTACAACAACTTGTTGGAAACCTTAGTGGTGGTAATCAGCAGAAGGTGTCATTAGGAAAATGGTTGTTTGTAGGTCCTAAATTATTGATCTTAGATGAGCCAACACGAGGAATTGATGTTGGTGCTAAATTTGAAATTTATACAGTTATGAATGAACTGATTAATAGAGGTATGAGTATCATCATGATTTCATCAGAGCTTGGTGAAGTCCTTGGTATGAGCGATCGCGTGTATGTAATGGCTGAGGGAGAAATCAAAGGTGAATTATCATCAGATGCAGCCAGCCAAGAAAAGATCATGGAACTTGCGACGCAATAG
- a CDS encoding sugar ABC transporter substrate-binding protein gives MKKGFKLTMALLIGILLTFVAACSSGSTGGGSSEVSVGIVLPTKDEPRWVQDEERFKAALADSEYTTEILFSQGSSAKEKENVETLISKGIDVLIIAPHDGAAAGSAVEAAKEEGIKVISYDRLITDTDAVDYYVTFDSVAVGEAQGQYLVDNAEGTGIPLYLFAGAASDNNAFLFFEGAWNVLQPKIADGTFVIANSSEAEALKDKATLTRDELGKILGQVTTNWDPNEAKNKAQTNLTAAGADLKGDVAILAPNDGTSRSIADVFASDGAVSSYVITGQDAEKASVQYIIDDKQSMTVFKDVRTLVEDAMGMAVDILDGNTPETTGTYNNGSVDVNAKQTDVIVVNKENVKAELVDSGYYDASEFTGLE, from the coding sequence ATGAAAAAAGGGTTTAAATTAACAATGGCCTTATTAATAGGTATTTTATTAACTTTCGTAGCTGCTTGTAGCAGTGGCAGCACTGGCGGCGGCAGTAGTGAAGTAAGTGTTGGGATCGTATTACCAACAAAGGATGAGCCAAGATGGGTTCAAGACGAAGAAAGATTTAAAGCAGCTCTAGCAGACTCTGAATATACAACTGAAATTTTATTCAGCCAAGGTTCTTCTGCAAAGGAGAAAGAAAACGTAGAAACGTTAATTAGTAAAGGAATCGATGTTCTAATTATCGCACCTCATGATGGTGCAGCAGCTGGTTCAGCAGTAGAAGCAGCAAAAGAAGAAGGAATTAAAGTTATTTCTTACGACCGTTTAATCACTGACACAGATGCAGTTGATTATTATGTAACATTTGACAGTGTGGCTGTAGGTGAAGCACAAGGTCAATATTTAGTTGACAATGCAGAAGGTACTGGAATTCCACTTTACTTATTTGCTGGTGCAGCATCTGATAACAATGCATTCTTATTCTTCGAAGGTGCTTGGAACGTTCTTCAACCAAAAATTGCTGATGGTACTTTTGTAATCGCTAACTCTAGTGAAGCGGAAGCGTTAAAAGACAAAGCAACTCTTACTCGTGACGAGTTAGGGAAAATCTTAGGTCAGGTTACAACAAACTGGGATCCAAACGAAGCTAAAAATAAAGCGCAAACAAACTTAACAGCTGCAGGTGCTGACTTAAAAGGTGACGTGGCAATTCTTGCTCCAAACGATGGTACTTCTCGTTCAATCGCTGATGTATTTGCTTCAGATGGTGCTGTTTCAAGCTATGTAATCACTGGTCAGGATGCTGAAAAAGCTTCTGTCCAATACATTATTGATGATAAACAATCTATGACAGTATTCAAAGATGTTCGTACACTTGTTGAAGATGCAATGGGTATGGCAGTAGACATTCTTGATGGAAATACGCCAGAAACAACTGGTACTTATAACAACGGTAGTGTTGATGTAAATGCTAAACAAACTGATGTTATCGTTGTGAACAAAGAAAACGTAAAAGCTGAATTAGTTGATTCAGGTTACTATGATGCTAGTGAATTCACTGGACTAGAATAA
- a CDS encoding sensor histidine kinase, which yields MNSIQKKIWSLVLVALLIMSATWFSLIHYNQKMLDQYNNILERYLVLNEITIKSEDTVTALNNYLLIPSEDNFKAVSQNKEDIQTMKNEVAKFKNVENELALTNYVNLIDSFIETVDLSLSFQTEAETEYSMTAFNEATHISNYISEMALTLIDLELQTYDMFYRDMISQSEELKQLGIWLLLLITVGLLLFTYWFSQRITKPVEKLTHAANELSKGRFDLKVEVNSSDEIAFLAKMFDRMRVNINKLISEMHHQAQLENELQQSRLLLKESQLRNLQSQINPHFLFNTLNTLSKKAYMEGSEETSDLLVSVAGLLRYNLKHLDKPMTLNDEVHVMKQYIEIQKTRYTDRLTFHTEIDESCLHILIPGLTLQPLVENAVIYAVEPHEEGGIIWFRIKDEGDLVTIEVEDNGPGMSDEKIQEIYEEKVNTANGHSSGIGLSNVMKRLRLFNGMEDVMKIDSSLGSGTKVSIKLLKERRSEIYDQYTNSG from the coding sequence ATGAATAGTATACAGAAGAAAATATGGAGTCTTGTTTTAGTGGCTCTCTTAATAATGTCAGCAACTTGGTTTTCACTAATTCACTATAATCAAAAAATGCTAGACCAATATAACAATATCCTTGAAAGATACTTAGTTTTGAATGAAATAACAATAAAAAGCGAAGATACGGTAACAGCATTAAATAACTATTTACTGATTCCTTCTGAAGATAATTTTAAAGCGGTTTCTCAGAACAAGGAAGACATTCAAACGATGAAAAATGAAGTGGCTAAATTTAAAAATGTGGAGAATGAATTAGCCTTAACAAATTATGTAAACTTAATTGATAGTTTTATAGAGACAGTTGATTTATCACTTTCTTTTCAGACAGAGGCTGAAACAGAGTACTCAATGACAGCATTTAATGAAGCGACTCATATATCTAATTATATCTCAGAAATGGCTCTGACTTTAATAGATTTAGAGCTTCAAACATATGATATGTTCTATCGAGATATGATCAGTCAGTCAGAAGAGCTTAAGCAGCTCGGAATTTGGCTACTACTCTTAATTACGGTTGGTCTCTTACTCTTTACCTATTGGTTTTCCCAACGAATTACAAAACCAGTCGAGAAGCTGACACATGCAGCAAATGAGCTTTCCAAAGGTCGATTTGATTTAAAAGTAGAAGTGAATTCGAGTGATGAAATTGCCTTTTTGGCAAAGATGTTTGATCGAATGCGTGTGAATATTAACAAATTAATATCGGAAATGCATCATCAAGCACAGTTAGAAAATGAATTACAGCAAAGCAGGCTTTTATTAAAGGAAAGTCAACTGCGTAATCTTCAGAGTCAGATTAATCCACATTTTTTGTTTAACACGCTAAATACACTTTCTAAAAAAGCTTATATGGAAGGATCCGAAGAAACTAGTGATTTGCTAGTTAGTGTAGCAGGTTTATTACGTTACAATTTAAAGCATTTAGATAAGCCTATGACACTCAATGATGAAGTACATGTAATGAAACAATACATTGAAATTCAAAAAACTAGATATACAGACAGACTTACCTTTCATACGGAAATTGATGAATCTTGCCTCCATATCCTGATTCCTGGTCTTACCTTGCAGCCACTCGTGGAAAATGCGGTCATATATGCTGTTGAGCCACATGAAGAAGGTGGTATTATTTGGTTTCGAATCAAAGATGAAGGTGATTTAGTAACGATAGAAGTGGAAGACAATGGACCTGGTATGAGTGATGAGAAAATACAAGAAATATATGAAGAAAAGGTTAATACGGCAAATGGTCACTCCTCTGGTATTGGTTTAAGTAATGTGATGAAGCGTCTTCGTCTTTTTAATGGAATGGAAGATGTAATGAAGATAGATAGTAGCCTAGGAAGTGGGACGAAAGTAAGTATAAAGCTTTTGAAAGAAAGGAGATCAGAGATATATGACCAATATACTAATAGTGGATGA
- a CDS encoding MFS transporter, translating into MMLQKKSLKVLDDKTDSLLSAEKRKMLYKRTLFVVSISQIFGGAGLAAGVTVGALLAQQMLGTEAFAGLPSALLTLGSAGAALFVGRLSQEFGRRLGLTAGFIIGGLGAIGVIIAAIINSVFLLFTSLLVYGAGSATNLQARYAGTDLANRKQRATAISTTMVFTTFGAVAGPNLVNVMGDFALSIGVPSLAGPFILAGAAYILAGIVLFIMLRPDPLLIAKTIEASNLDSSDKASLETAGNIENKRGVIVGATIMVLTQIVMVALMTMTPVHMRHHGHSLGAVGLVIGFHIGAMYLPSLFTGILVDKLGRTAMAIASGATLLLAGIIGAFAPGDSMVLLVISLSLLGLGWNFGLISGTALIVDSTKTSTRAKTQGTVDVLIALSGAAGGALSGMVVAGSSYLTLSLAGGILSLLLVPVVIWSRRGENSSILVKE; encoded by the coding sequence ATTATGTTACAGAAAAAAAGTTTAAAAGTGTTAGACGACAAAACAGATTCGTTGCTTTCTGCCGAAAAACGAAAAATGTTATACAAGAGGACATTATTTGTTGTAAGTATTTCACAAATTTTTGGTGGTGCGGGGTTAGCTGCTGGAGTCACTGTGGGGGCACTTCTTGCTCAGCAAATGCTCGGTACTGAAGCGTTCGCTGGGCTTCCTTCAGCATTACTTACTTTAGGGTCAGCAGGAGCAGCTTTATTTGTTGGGAGACTTTCACAGGAGTTTGGACGTCGACTCGGTCTGACAGCGGGTTTTATAATCGGTGGACTTGGAGCCATAGGAGTTATAATTGCTGCAATCATAAATAGTGTTTTCCTTCTATTTACTTCCCTATTAGTTTATGGTGCAGGATCAGCAACAAATTTACAAGCACGTTATGCAGGGACTGACTTAGCGAATCGTAAACAGCGAGCAACTGCTATTAGTACGACAATGGTTTTTACAACATTTGGTGCGGTTGCAGGTCCAAATTTAGTGAATGTGATGGGGGATTTTGCCCTTTCTATTGGCGTTCCATCACTTGCAGGTCCCTTCATTTTAGCAGGAGCAGCATACATCTTAGCAGGTATTGTCCTGTTCATCATGCTTCGTCCTGATCCATTACTTATAGCAAAAACGATAGAAGCGTCCAACTTAGATTCTAGTGATAAAGCAAGTTTGGAAACAGCTGGAAATATAGAAAACAAAAGAGGCGTAATTGTTGGCGCAACGATTATGGTGCTTACTCAAATTGTCATGGTTGCTCTTATGACAATGACACCAGTTCATATGAGACATCATGGACATAGCTTGGGTGCAGTAGGTCTTGTTATTGGTTTTCATATAGGTGCGATGTATCTCCCTTCTTTGTTTACTGGTATTCTTGTTGATAAATTGGGGCGTACCGCGATGGCTATTGCTTCTGGAGCAACACTGCTGTTGGCAGGTATAATAGGAGCATTTGCACCGGGGGATTCAATGGTTCTTTTAGTAATCTCTCTTTCTTTACTTGGATTAGGATGGAATTTTGGTTTGATAAGTGGAACTGCGCTTATTGTTGATTCCACAAAAACTTCCACAAGAGCTAAAACTCAAGGTACAGTTGACGTATTAATTGCGTTATCAGGAGCTGCTGGCGGAGCTTTGTCTGGAATGGTCGTGGCAGGTTCTAGTTATCTAACGTTATCATTAGCAGGAGGGATTTTATCTTTATTACTGGTTCCAGTGGTGATATGGTCACGAAGAGGTGAAAATAGTAGTATTTTAGTGAAAGAGTGA
- a CDS encoding response regulator encodes MTNILIVDDEQVERDGLEAILKRNFPDIVIQQAKNGRLAIEVAADFQPDLVFMDIQMPGMNGIEVIEKMKSYHPSLKFILVTAYATFDYAKEAMRLGVVDYLVKPSRVKEIVETVEKVLNQIKTEQQRLEAVKQQENTLQKAMSLFETDVVTQLLFDHVHEVHLEELLEMLDIQATEEKFVISLIVSDGSEVSYSMVREKLSQTGSGWVGALYGRQLPIIVFRKQDQTFRTQATILAKEILSLNTSDKDAGWFVGIGTVYNSLSEITQSYQESLIATRDTSIPRGFQFYEDLPSLVSGFDEETTKQSEQQYFDHIRSGEWDEIFQQIVIIIDRLEQEGAMLNQTQQRVMELFWIASRVLSEMGVESDVPLYSFKSTDYRQLRAETRHLLDRMRELYENHLTSMEADTIQKIKQFIIDHAHEDISLEAVGREVGLSPIYISKIFKEQLGINYINFLTECRIEKAKRLMRDPLKSLKEITFEVGYHDPNYFSKVFKKICHSSPKEYRKNLLSKVE; translated from the coding sequence ATGACCAATATACTAATAGTGGATGATGAACAGGTCGAGCGTGATGGGTTAGAAGCTATTCTGAAAAGAAACTTCCCGGATATTGTGATTCAACAAGCGAAAAATGGAAGGCTAGCAATTGAGGTAGCAGCAGATTTTCAACCGGACTTAGTGTTCATGGATATTCAAATGCCTGGTATGAACGGTATTGAAGTAATCGAAAAAATGAAATCCTATCATCCTAGCTTGAAATTTATATTAGTAACTGCATACGCTACTTTTGATTACGCTAAGGAAGCTATGAGGCTGGGTGTTGTCGATTATTTGGTGAAACCTAGCCGAGTTAAGGAGATCGTTGAAACAGTTGAGAAAGTTCTTAACCAAATAAAGACTGAACAACAAAGACTAGAGGCGGTTAAGCAACAGGAAAATACTTTGCAAAAAGCTATGTCCTTATTTGAGACTGATGTCGTAACACAGCTTTTATTTGATCATGTTCATGAAGTTCACTTAGAAGAGTTGCTAGAAATGTTAGACATACAGGCTACAGAGGAAAAGTTTGTTATTAGTCTTATTGTGTCAGACGGTTCTGAAGTCTCTTATTCTATGGTTAGAGAAAAGTTGAGTCAGACTGGCAGTGGTTGGGTAGGTGCTTTGTATGGCCGACAACTACCGATTATTGTCTTTCGAAAGCAAGATCAAACGTTTCGTACTCAAGCAACAATATTGGCTAAAGAAATTTTGTCCTTAAACACATCTGATAAGGATGCGGGTTGGTTTGTTGGAATTGGGACTGTATACAACTCTTTAAGTGAAATTACACAATCATATCAAGAGTCACTAATCGCGACAAGAGACACATCCATTCCACGAGGATTCCAATTTTATGAGGATCTCCCTTCACTTGTCTCAGGATTCGATGAGGAAACAACAAAACAAAGTGAACAGCAATATTTTGACCATATCCGAAGTGGAGAATGGGACGAGATTTTTCAACAAATTGTGATTATAATTGATCGCCTAGAACAAGAAGGGGCAATGCTAAATCAAACGCAGCAAAGAGTTATGGAGTTGTTTTGGATAGCCTCCCGCGTATTAAGTGAGATGGGGGTAGAATCAGATGTACCGTTGTACTCCTTCAAATCGACCGATTATCGACAGTTACGAGCCGAAACACGGCATCTGTTAGATAGGATGAGAGAATTATATGAGAATCACCTTACTAGTATGGAAGCTGATACCATTCAAAAAATAAAACAATTTATCATTGACCATGCACACGAGGATATATCTTTAGAAGCTGTTGGTAGAGAAGTAGGTCTGAGTCCTATATACATTAGTAAAATATTTAAAGAACAGCTTGGAATTAACTATATTAACTTTTTAACAGAGTGTCGCATTGAAAAAGCAAAGAGGCTAATGAGAGATCCATTAAAAAGCTTAAAAGAAATAACATTTGAAGTTGGTTACCATGATCCGAACTATTTTAGTAAGGTATTTAAAAAAATCTGCCATTCCTCTCCAAAGGAGTACCGTAAAAACTTGTTATCAAAAGTAGAATAA